The Kocuria turfanensis genome contains the following window.
CCAGGTCCCCGGGGCCGTGGGCACCCGCGGCAACAACATCGCCCTGGCGGACCAGGTCGTGGTGGACCTGCACGAGCTGCGCGAGTCGCTGCACGAGGCGGCCGCCGCGACCGCGCCCCCCACGGAGGACCCGTGGTTCCTCGACCCGGCCGGCGCGCAGCTGCTGCCCGGCTGGTACGACGGCTGGGTGATGGCCGAGCAGGACCGGCTCCGGACGCTCTACGTCAACGCCGTGGAGCACCTGGCGCGGCTGTCCCTCGAGCACGGGGACTTCTACCGGGCGCACCTGCTGGCCTCCAACGTCCGGGCCCTGGACCCCCTGCGGGAGAGCGCGGTCCGCGTCCTGATCGAGGCGGATCTCGGCCTCGGCAACAACGCCCCGGCCCTGCAGACCTTCCGCAGCTTCTGCAGCACGATGGCCGACGAGCTCGGCGCCCCGCCCTCCCCGCAGATCACCCAGCTGATGGGCTACATGCGCAGCGCCTGAGACCTCCTCGCCCCGGTGGGCACGGTGTCCCCGCGACCAGCGTCGCGGGGACACCCGTGTGCCGTCCATGGCCGGCTCAGCGGCCCGTGGTGAGCGCCGCGGAGGCGGAGCGCACCGGGATGCCGCGCCAGTTCGTCCGGGGCAGCAGCTGCTCGCCCTTCATCACCAGCGACAGCCCGTCGACCGTGGCGCCGGCACCGACCGTCGTGTCGTAGAGCACGATGGAGCGCGCCCCGACGCTGGCGCCCTCGCCGATCTCGACGTAGGACATCTTCATGACCCGGTCCTCGAACAGGTGCGTCTGCAGGGACACGTCCGTCGAGACGGCGGCGTCGTCGCCGATGTGCACGAGGTCGAACTCCGTCAGGTAGGTCGTGCCGATGTAGGTCCGCCGGCCGATCTGGGCGCCGAACAGGCGGAGCACCGGACCGATCAGCGGGGTGCCGACCAGGCCGCCGACGAGCGCGGGGACCGCGGCGGACTCGTAGACGCCGGTGACGAACTCGCTGCGCCGCACGAAGTTGTCCCACAGGGGCTCGATCCGCTGCCGGTACCGGCCCACGATCGCCCACTTGAGGACGACGACGGCGAGCACCACGGTGAACCCGGTGGCGAGCGCGATGAGCGGCAGCACCGCGACGAAGCCGAGCAGGCTCAGCTGCGGCACGAGGCTCACCGAGGCCAGCAGGCCGAGGTAGCCGATCAGGCCGATCAGGGCCGGGGGCACCGTGATGCGCAGCGCCTCGATGATCAGGCGGGCGGCCACCTTCCCGCGGGACGGCCGGAAGGTGAGGCTCTCGTCGTAGTTGCCGCTGTCCTGCCGGCGGGGCAGGAACATGGCCGGCGAGCCCAGCCACGAGGTCCCCTCCGGCACGTCGGCCGGGGGCACCGAGGCGACGCCCACGAGGGAGCCGTCGCCCATCCGGGTGCCGGACGGGACGAACGCGGCGTTGCCCACGAACGAGCGGTCGCCGACGACGGTGCGCTCCATGTGCAGGTGCCCGTGGTGGTACACGGCGCTGCCCACGCTGGCCATGTCCGCGACGAAGCTGCCCTCCCCGAGGGTGAGGAGGTCGGGGTCGATGTGGCCCACCGTGGACACCTCGGAGCGGGGACCGACCTCGGCGCCGAGAACGCGCAGCCAGGGCACGGTGTACAGCGTGGCGTACAGGGCGTTGGTGCTCTCCAGGCTGGTGCTCAGCAGCTGGTCGGCCATCCACTTGCGCACGCCGAGGCCGCTGCGGACCGGGTGGATGCCCGTGGGGGTCCGGCGCAGGACGATCGCCCGTCCCACGGCCACCACGGTGCACACCGTGAGGACGTAGACCACGCCGACGGCCGGGGTGAGCGCCAGGCCCACCGGCAGACCGAACTCGATGGCCGCGATCCAGATCATCAGGAAGGACGGGAGCACCAGGACGAAGGGCAGCACCTCGAGGGTGGCCCAGCCCAGCAGCAGAGCGGCCACGAGCGGCGCCGGCCAGCGGCCGCCCGGCAGGGGACGGCGCTCCATCCGCTCGAGCAGCTCGTCGTCGCCGTCGGCGGGCCGGGAGGGCGAGCCCAGCCAGTGCTCCCCGGCGGGGATCACCTGGTTGCGCGCGGCCAGGGACTGCTCCGCCAGCCGGGCGCCGTCCTCGACCCGACAACCGGGCTGCAGCAGGGCGTTGGCGCCCACGAACGCGTCGTCGCCGACCCGCACCGGGGCGATGCTCACCCAGCCCTCCTCGACCTGCGCGGTCTGCACGGAGGAGCCGTAGCCGATGCTGGCGCGGGAGCCGATGCTCACCAGGGAGGGCAGGCCCACGGCCGCGGTGCCCACGTGGGCGCCGGCACCGACCTCGGCGCCGAGCAGGCGCAGGTAGCCGGCGGCCATCGGCGTGCCGGTCAGGAGGCTGAGCGGCGAGAGCCGGGTCAGGCCGTCGATGCACCACAGCAGGAAGTACTGCCTCCCCCAGAGCGGGTGGTGCCCCGGCCGGACGAACCGGCCCAGCACCCGCGAGCCCAGCAGCGGCAGGAAGAAGCGGGCCAGCACGGAGACCAGCACGCCCACGAGCAGGAGGTCCCACATGAGCGAGTAGCTGAACTGCCCGCCGTAGGAGTACAGGACCGCGGCGAGCGGGGAGCCCACGACCATGGCCGCCAGGACCATGGTCGTCACCTGGGCCGTCCCGCAGAGGGCCACCCGCCCGCTCGTGTGGTGCAGGGCCGTGGGCCGGTCGTCCGGGTCGGCCACCGCCGGGACGACCGCCGGGGCGGCGTCGAGGTGGCGCGCCAGGTCCCGGACGGTCGGGTAGGTGTAGATGTCCGCGATGGAGATGTCCTGGTCGGGGAGCTCCCGGCGCAGCTCGGAGGTGGCGGTCGCGGCGAGCAGCGAGTGCCCGCCGAGCTCCAGGAAGAAGTCCGCCTCCGCGGAGAGCTGGTCGACGGGGATCCGGAAGACCCGGGACCAGACCTCCGTGAGCTGCCACTCCGACTCGGTCTGCGGCGGGACCAGGCCCACCGTGGTCACGAAGCGGGGCGAGGCGGGGTCGGGCAGGTTCTTCCGGTCCACCTTGCCGCTGACCATCATGGGCATGGCGGGCAGGATCTCGTAGAAGGACGGCACCATGTACGGCGGCAGGGCCGCGGTCACGGAGTCGTGGAGCAGCTCGAACAGGGCGCGCTCGTCGCGGACCTCCCCGCGCAGGGTGAGGAACGCGGCGACGTCCTCGCCGCCGGAGACCAGCTTCACGGCGGCGTCCGCCACCGCGTCGTCGCGCCGGAGCACGTTCTCGATCTCCTGCAGGTCGGCGCGGTGGCC
Protein-coding sequences here:
- a CDS encoding Pls/PosA family non-ribosomal peptide synthetase, producing the protein MTSAPQRSHRRDGGSSAERVLWGEAAVKGGAAGARPRPDSPAREARGAGTRPSRLHHFFERSCDRTPHAQALHADGQTYTYAELDELANRMAHLIASYGLAAGDRVGILLQRSTMLYASLLAVLKTGATFVPIDPNLPADRVQFIAEDSDLALLLTSAELVPLVEDAAADVVDVGRIDHELDAAPAHRPEVRHEGDPTCYIIYTSGSTGRPKGVEVAHSSICNFIEIVPEVYDVRPEDRVYQGMTIAFDFSIEEIWPTWAVGAALVAGPTDDARLGQGLAEFLQRTEISVLYCVPTVLATLEHDLPGIRSILVGGEACPADLVERWSTPGRRMLNTYGPTEGTVTATWGELTPGRPVTIGKPLPTYEVRILDESMNEVPEGEPGEICIAGPGVARGYVNLPHVTEERFRPHPDGPRAGRIYRTGDLGRMLPDGEIEYLGRADSEVKIRGHRADLQEIENVLRRDDAVADAAVKLVSGGEDVAAFLTLRGEVRDERALFELLHDSVTAALPPYMVPSFYEILPAMPMMVSGKVDRKNLPDPASPRFVTTVGLVPPQTESEWQLTEVWSRVFRIPVDQLSAEADFFLELGGHSLLAATATSELRRELPDQDISIADIYTYPTVRDLARHLDAAPAVVPAVADPDDRPTALHHTSGRVALCGTAQVTTMVLAAMVVGSPLAAVLYSYGGQFSYSLMWDLLLVGVLVSVLARFFLPLLGSRVLGRFVRPGHHPLWGRQYFLLWCIDGLTRLSPLSLLTGTPMAAGYLRLLGAEVGAGAHVGTAAVGLPSLVSIGSRASIGYGSSVQTAQVEEGWVSIAPVRVGDDAFVGANALLQPGCRVEDGARLAEQSLAARNQVIPAGEHWLGSPSRPADGDDELLERMERRPLPGGRWPAPLVAALLLGWATLEVLPFVLVLPSFLMIWIAAIEFGLPVGLALTPAVGVVYVLTVCTVVAVGRAIVLRRTPTGIHPVRSGLGVRKWMADQLLSTSLESTNALYATLYTVPWLRVLGAEVGPRSEVSTVGHIDPDLLTLGEGSFVADMASVGSAVYHHGHLHMERTVVGDRSFVGNAAFVPSGTRMGDGSLVGVASVPPADVPEGTSWLGSPAMFLPRRQDSGNYDESLTFRPSRGKVAARLIIEALRITVPPALIGLIGYLGLLASVSLVPQLSLLGFVAVLPLIALATGFTVVLAVVVLKWAIVGRYRQRIEPLWDNFVRRSEFVTGVYESAAVPALVGGLVGTPLIGPVLRLFGAQIGRRTYIGTTYLTEFDLVHIGDDAAVSTDVSLQTHLFEDRVMKMSYVEIGEGASVGARSIVLYDTTVGAGATVDGLSLVMKGEQLLPRTNWRGIPVRSASAALTTGR
- a CDS encoding AfsR/SARP family transcriptional regulator, with amino-acid sequence MDGEHSITLRLLGNVEVELDGSVLALGQRQQRLLAALAVLGPKPRRFLGELLWPDRTAERAMGSLRTTVFNLSRQVPGAVGTRGNNIALADQVVVDLHELRESLHEAAAATAPPTEDPWFLDPAGAQLLPGWYDGWVMAEQDRLRTLYVNAVEHLARLSLEHGDFYRAHLLASNVRALDPLRESAVRVLIEADLGLGNNAPALQTFRSFCSTMADELGAPPSPQITQLMGYMRSA